Genomic DNA from Veillonella criceti:
TATATATTAACAACTTTATTAATTAAAATGTCATTTCCAAACCTAGCTGATAGTTACGCCCCGGCATTGTCCACCAATCACGAGCACTACCATAGGAAACATTTGACATTTCAGCATAATAAACATCAAAGATATTATTTACTCGTCCAAAGATTGTAATTTCATCAGTAATTCGATAGTTAGCACTAACATTAGTAATCCAATACGTATTCTTAGGGAAAAAATCGCCTTTGTCAACACTCACTGAACGACCTGGACGATCAATTACACCACGCACATCTAAATGAGCATCCCATTTAGATGCATTATAATCTAAACTAAAATTAACAGCATGCTTTGGTACATAACCATCAAGATTGGCACTTCTAGCACTTGTTGCATCTACATGAGTATATGTATAAGCTGCTTTAGCAGATAAATGCGATGTAATTTGTTTATATAAGTCCATACTCAAACCATAAGAATCTTCTTTATCAAAATTTTCATAAATATTATTCAAAGACTTTGTATCATAGCCAATTTTATCTTTAGCATGTCGTACAAAGAAATTCATATTTCCTAGCAATGTATCATCAAATTGATGATGAACACCAAAGTCTATTTCATACCCTGTTTCGGGTTTAAGATTCTTATTACCACCATAAAGACCATATAACTGATAAGCAGTTGGTGCTAAGAAATATTCATTATAAGACACATATACGTTAGTCTTATCATTAACATCATAAGCCAATGAAATATGTGGCGAAGTATTCGTCCCAAAGGCTGAATGATGATCTACACGAAACCCTGGTATTAACGTCCACTTAGACGCAAACTGCCATTCATCTTGCACGTAATAAGACGAGTTAGTTAACTTCACTCCATTTTGACTATCTACTTTATCTTGGTGCCAGTCAAAACCACCAACAATAGTATGTGCACCAAGAGTATATGTAACTTGATCACCAATAGCTTTCGTATGTATTTCAGTATCATAATCACCATACATAGCATCTTTAGCACTTATATCATAATGATTATTTAACACATATAGTTGATGACTTAAACGGTCATTAATTGTACTTTTCCAAATACCACGAAAAGAATCATTAGCCTCGGAATTATGGCGAATGTGAAATAGTGAAGCATTCGAATCCGCATATTTTACGCCAGCTCTATACGAGTCATATGAAAACATGACATTATTCTTACTATCAACATTTCCACCAACCATAAAAGACGCTGTATGCCCATCCAAACGCTGTGGAATTGTAAGACCATGGGCATCTTTATAACTACCCATTAAATCTTTCTGATAAGATGCACGCCAATATAGATCGCCTTCTTTCCCCTCATTAATTACTTTATATTGTTCTTGGTCATAACTACCACCAATAGTTCGTACTGTTGTACGCATGCCTTCATCAGGTACTCTGGTAATCATGTTTATAACACCACCAATTGCACCTGAACCATATAAGGTAGATGCGGCCCCTCGTACAACCTCTACTCTATCAATCCCATCCATATTTCTCATCATAGTTAGCGGTGGATTAACGCCTGTCGCATTCATAGTAATGCCATCTACCATAAAAAGCACATTATTACTGCCATTCATTCGTAGAGTATTAGAATAACCAGCACCTGAACCATAACTATCAAATTGCACACCTGGTACAATACGAAGAGCATCTCCTAAATTATCTTGATGGCGTTCTTGTAAATCTTCCCCTTGCAAAATTGTCACACTAGCTGGTACTTTATTAATGTTTTTCTCTGTGCGTGTTGCTGTTACAACTACATCAGGCAAAACATATACTTCCTCATTATCCCCTTCAGCCCATACAGTTTGACGCCCCAGTGTCGTTCCTACCAAGACTAATGTTACATATACAATTATTGCTTTTTTATTTTTTACTGATTGTTTCATCTAAAAACCTCCTAACACAGCACACTACACTATTTTTTATAGCCATACACATCTATAGCCATCATTTCAACAGCATTGACCATAAACTGTGAGTAACTCATAATCCATCGCGCATCAATAACATACACGCGTTTATTTTGCACCGCTTTAATAGTTTGCAACGCAGGATCCCTATATATATTTTCTACCTCAATTTCTTTATACTGATCAAAACTATATACATTTGACGGCACAATAATTATATCAGGATTAATCCTTAATAAGTCTTCTCGTTTACCACTTTCGCTTACATCTAGCCCCAGCATAGCAGCCGCATTAGACGCATTAATAATTTGACAAATAGTATCAAACGTACTGCCGAGTCCTCCTGTTAAACCTAATATACTATAAAAAGCAACCACTTTCTTCTCTGAAACGCCCTTTGTAAAAGATTGCACCTTCGTTAGCCGTTGCTCCATATCAGCTACCATAGCTGCCCCTTTTGCCTGTTCATGCAATATGGAGGCTAATTCTTGAATTGTTACTTTAATCTCTGATACAGTATGAGGCGCTTTATATACATAAACAGGTATTTTTAATGCCCGTAACATCGTTATCATTTCCGAATCAGACCAATCAGGGACAATCAATAAATCAGGCTGTAATGCCATAATCGATTCGGCATTAAGCTTAATACGGTATTTAATTTGTTGCGACGCTTCAGGAAAATTATTGGGCAAATTACCAATGGCTAAAACTCGTTCATGCCCAATTAAAGAAATAACTAAATCTTCGGTACTAACCCCAACAGGAATAATCCGCGAAGGTCTATCAGGAATAGCTACCATAACACCAGTAGAATCACGGACTAAATGCATCCCCTCTACCAGCTTGGTTTCATCAAATGACTTGCAACCTACAATAGAAAATAATACTAATACTCCGAGTAATAAAGCACAGAAACGGTTATATGTTGTCATAATTAGTCCGCCTCAATGCTATAGAAATATTTTTAGGTAATGGTTTTTCAGTGCGATACTGTTCTATGGTTGTTACATCCTTAGGAAACACAAAAATACGTTGTTGTTTAAAATAAGGATCTTCATAAACTGCCGCAGCTAACTGAAAAGCCTCTTTCAAATGACCTGCCGTTAACACATCTCGCGGAGTGCCATCAGCTAGTAACCGACCTTCTGAAAAAAGTAACAGACGGGTACAAAATTTTGCTGCTAATTCCAAATCATGAACAACAATACAAATTCCTTTTCCCTGTTCACAATAGAATTTTCCTTGGCGAAAAATTTCATCAGCATATACTAAATCGAGTGCTGCTGTCGGTTCATCTAACAATAATAAGTCTGTATCTTGTGCCAATGCTTTAGCAAGAAATACGCGCTGTCGCTCACCGCCACTTAATTCATTAATAGTGCGATGGCGAAGCGACCAAATCCCCACGTCTTTCATGACTTGATCTACAATAGCTTTGTCATGCGATGTTTCATTTTGCCACCATTTCAAATACGGATACCGAGCGGTTAATACTATCTCTTTAGCTGTATAACCGAAATTTAAGCTAATATTTTGTTGCATATAAGACACTTGCCGCGCAATCTGTTTATCTGTTAACTGCTTTATATTATGGCCATTTAAAATAACCTCACCAGACTGTATCGGAGAGAGCCCCCGTAAAGACTTTAAAAATGTCGTTTTACCAGACCCATTGGGCCCAATAATACCTACGAATTCTCCACTTCGAATGGTAGCAGATACATTATGTAATATAACTTGCCCACTTAAGGATACACTCATTTGGTGTACTGCTAACTCCATCTAAATGCCTCCTTTTTGACGAACACGACGCAATAAATATAAAAAATATGGAGCCCCTAAAAGGGCTGTCATAATGCCTACCCTAATTTCACTTGGTGCCGCTACTATACGTCCTAATGTATCACAAAGCACAAGGAATACAGCCCCTGCCAGCGCTGATGTTGGTAATAAAATTCGATGATCTGGCCCCACTAAAATGCGCACGATATGAGGAACAATAAGTCCTACAAACCCAATAGCGCCACTCACACAAACAGCTACAGCTGTAATAAAAGAGGCAAGAAATAAAAAGAGTACTCGATATAACATAACAGGAGCACCCAGGGCCTTAGCTTCTATTTCACCAAGAACTAGCACATTTAATTGACGTCCTAGCATCATTAAAATAGAACTACACACTACAAAGGGACCTACTGCTAGCAAGACATGCTCCCATCGTCTAAAATCAAGACCACCTACCATCCAAAACAAAAATTCTCGCAAACGATATTCATTCATCAGTGTTAACATACCAGAAGTAAAAGCCCCCAATAACATACTAACAGCAACACCTGCCAATAATAACGTAGCCGTTTCTACACGCCCCCCTTGCATAGTCAATATAATAGTTATCGCCACAGCTAAAAAAGCCCCTATAAAGGCAAATAAAGGCATATAAAACATACCTAGCGATGTTAACCCCAATGAAATAGCAATAACCGCACCTAACGAAGCCCCCGCCGAAACGCCCATAATACCAGGGTCTGCTAACGAATTTGAAAAAATGCCTTGCATAACAGCCCCAGCTAAAGCCAACGATGCACCAACCATAAGACCTATCAATACCCTCGGCATTCGAATATACCACAGTACCGCTTCTTGTTCTGGTTCTAATGGTGTAATGATTTCTATTGGTAACCCCATCCCCTGAGCCAAGCTCTCTAGTCCACCCACAATCGGAACTTTAATGGTCCCTACGTGTAAAGCAGCAAGTACTACTATAATCAATACGCTTATTAAGGCCAAAATACTAACAATTTGTTTTCTTCTTCTCATACATTGTTTCCCATTCTCTTATTTTCATTTTCTCACCTATATTCACATCTACAGGTATTACCTTAATTGAAACTCTACATTCAAACTTGTCCTAGTACTCACAGCTTCCGCACCTCGTCTAGCCGGTTCAAACCGCCAAGTACTTACTGTATCTAAAGCAGCTTGATCTAGTATTTCACTGCCTGATGAATCAACTACCCATACAGATTCTACATTTCCATCTACTCCAATAGTTAAGCCTACACCCACACTACCACGAACGCCTTGATTTCTAGCTGAGCGCGGGTATCGTGGTTTTGGTGTATAAATTGGCACCGGTCGATAAAAAGTCGCATCCACTACTTCGCCATTTTCATCGCCTTGAATGCCTGGTTGGTCACCCGTGCCAAAACCTGCGCTACCACCACGCCCATTACCTGACGTTTCACCACCAAAAGTACTTTCTAAACCAGCCCTATCATCGCCCTGTTGCTTAATATCCTGATGCTTAGTAATGATACTATCATCATTACTACTCGTTAAGGGATCCGAATATTCAGGCAAAGTAGTAATAGGTGCTATGGCTGGTAAATTGACCGTAAAATTACCACTACCATCACCGCCATCCCCGCCACTATCAGGTGAGCCTTTCGGTACTGGCCGTTTAATTTCTACATAGTCAACCTCAATATGATTCTCAGGCTCCTCAAATTTCGGTGTTTCAGGCCAAGGTAAAAAAGGAATTGATAGCAAAACTATGGCGTGAAAGACTAAGGAGGCTATCCAAGGTTTCGTCCACATATTTTGATAATTCATTACAATTGCTCCTATCTTTCCTCAGCAGCGATTGATACTTTTTGTATGCCTGACTTTTTCACTGTATCAATAACACTAACTACACGCCCATAATTTACACCAGCATCACCCCGAACAATAATAGCCAAACTAGGATTTTTACTAACCTCGGTTTCTAAACGGTGTCTTAATTGTCCCTCTGGCACTACTTCTTTTTCTAAATAAATTGTCCCATCTGATGCAACGGTAATAGGAAGCACTTCATCTAAACTGACTTTAGACGTAGCTGCTTGTGGCAATTGAATAGGTACACTTTTTTGAACAACCATAGTAAGCATACTCATCATAAAAAAGACAAGTAAAAAGAAAATAATATCGATCATAGGGATAATCATTAATTTGGGTTGATGATCTATTTTCATGGATTTAAGCTTCATAGCGATTACCTGCATTCGTATTAATTACATAGATTGACGTTACATATTCTATATCAGCAATCAACACATTGACACGTTGTGCTAAATAGGTATGAATCACTAATGCTAAAATAGCCACTAACAAACCTGTAGCAGTAGCAATTAAAGCTTCACCTACACCGCCAGTAATAGCAAACGGTTCACCTGACTCAATAGATAACACACTAAAGGAGCCAATCATTCCAACTACGGTACCTAATAAGCCCAATAAAGGGGATAGAGTAACAATCGTTTCCAAATAATTTAAATATTTTTTCAACTGAAATACTTCATGCATAGCAATACTTTCAGCTACATCATTAGCATTTAAATCCTCCGTCCGTTCATCAATTGCCTCTTTAATAATCTTACCAGCTACACCACCAGCTTCCTCACAGATAACTTTAGCTTCTTCTAATCGATTATGTCGTAATAATTCAGGTAAACGCTCTTTTAACAATTCAATGTTTGCAACAGCTCCTTTATAACATAAATACCGATTAACCCCAATAGCGACTGCAATAATAGATGCCAGTAAAATGGGGTACATAACTAAACCGCCCTTGTGAAATAATGCTAATAAATCCACGACTATAATCCCTCCAGCCTAAAGGTAAAAATAAAAAAGACACATCTACGAAGATGTGTCTATAACATAACTAAGAAAATAAAAAATTCACAATTTATATTATCGCCAATCCCCTCCCCATCGCTCGTAGGTAAAACGGTGATTCTTCTATAGGCAGTTCTCCTGGCTTAGATTCATAGCTTACCTCGCCTTCCCAGATTTAACCAGTGGCAATGTGAGGTTTGCTCCTCTTACAGTGGCGGGACCGCATCGGCTTATACCGATTTCCCTATTAAGTCTAATGACACCTATATATTCTCTATTTAATTAAGTATTAACTATAGTTTATATAACTCTAGTATGACTGTCAACCATATACCTATATTTAATTTTTAAAGTTATAAAATCAAATATTTTAACTTATTTTTTTAAATTTATACCTCGTAAATTAACGCCCAATAACATAATGCTCAAAATTCCACAAACTATTCCTGCATAAGTACCAATTAATCCATACAATGGCAATATTAAACAACCACAAGTTAACAAAAAAATACCTTGACTCAACGGATACTTAATATTGACTTTGACCCAGATACCTCGTAATGATTTAATAAAAAGCACTATCATCATTAAACAGCTAACTACTAAATAAAATATCCAAATTAATTGTAGTACTGGATGTTCATGGTTTTTTAAATGTAAATCTACACCCTTGGCCAACCACTTAATATACCAAGGTGACACCGCTTCATAACGCATCATATTATTCTTCTTATATGCTGATACCCATAAACTGTCAGTTGATAAATAGCCTTGATAACAGTCTGAAACCGATTCTTTATCTACTAATCGAAAATAATAGGTACTACTACTCGCTTGCGTTAACGCACTGACTGAAGGGATATTAATTGATACTACTTCTTTATCTGGATATATATCCTTAACCGCTTCAAATATTTCAGTATAGGAATAGATATCCCCATCAACAGATTGAAAACTAAAATATTCCTTAGCTGCTAAATTATGCTCTAAATAGTCTATTTTTGAAAAATAAGAGTAACCAATTAATAAACCTCCCGAAATAAATAAAATAATACAATAAGGAGCTGCTATAAGCCCTAATATTCTATGAAGTGAATAATAGCCTATTGTACTTTTTCTATTAACTAATCTTCGATGTAAAAAATACCCTGCAAAACACGTAATTAAACTTATAAAAGTAAAAACCAACAATATAATACGACCATAATTTCCTAACCCTAAATTACTATGTAATTTAGCCAACCAACGCGTTAGTACATTCAAATAGTCATTATTATAATAGCCTGGTATAAATTCATTATTTACTGATATCCATTCATCATTTTTACCATAAAAATGATAACGAATTAATCCATCACGCCCCGGTTCTTTAAAACGAATCGTTAGCATCGACTTTTCAGGTCTAATAGTCATTGAATCAAGTTGCAAATTAGAATTTTCTTTTAATACTTCTTGTACTTTAACATCACTATTGCGCCACATTGCTGCCCCTGTATAAGGCGTTCCAAGTTGATCAAAATGCACAAAAGAAATACTTCTAACCATAATCACTAAACCTGAAAAGCAAAGTAAAAAGAAAATTGCTAAACTAACTATACCAGCATACTTATGTACTCGATACCAACGTCTCATATATTTATCAACCTTCTAATATTCATAACGAACACCTAAGGTATAAGTGCGACCAGCCGTTGCTTCATTATCGTAAAATTCTCTATCAAATATATTATCAATGCTGAATTTAACTGTAAAATCAGGTGTTACTCGATAGCCCACACTTGTATTGACTAAGAAATAACCATCATAAGCCCCATACTCACCACCTGGGGCATTGGCATTTTGACGAGGACTCACATATTGCATATCTAGCAAGGCAATCCATTTCGCTCTATCATACGCTAGCCCTGCATGGAAAATATGTTTAGGCACACCATAATCAACTTGATTATTATAACCAGATTGATTCGTATTTGTGATTTCAGGCCCACTCACTTTGCCCATCTGCCAAGCATAATTAATATACGAGCTTAAATTATCATTAAATCTATGTTCATAATTTAACTCAATGCCACGACGATTTTCTTCCCCATAGTTAATATATTGTTTATATTCAACAATACTACTATTAGGCGCATAAAAATATGTATAAGCTACTTTATCTTTTGTTTCTACTTGATATAAAGAAATATCTAATGTATCTTTATCAGTTAAATGACGTTTCATCCCCACTTCCCAGGTCTTAGATATTTCAGGATCTAAATCTGGATTAGGAATTACATTTCCCATACCTGACCCACCAAACCGATAAATATTATACAAAGCTGGTGGATTAAATGATTCTCCATATGATACATAATAATTCATATTCTCATTGGCTTTATACTCTAAGGCAACCTTGGGACTTATATGATTATACGTTTTACCCTCTGAAGTTGTATCATAACCATTTTTACCGCTACGCCAGAATTTTCCATCCCCTTTTTTGAAACGATCATAACGAGCACCAACAAACAAAGACCATTCATCATCAAATTTATATTCATCTTGAACGAAAACCGCTAAGTTTTTCACTTTCCCTTCGTCCTGTGCATATTGCTCAATAATTGAACCCTTATTATGCCAAGAAGATAAATCATAACGTTTTTGAATCATTTCTTCTTCGTGATAAGAAACCCCTGCATTAATGGTATGTTTTCCAATATCATGCCACGTCTTTTCAATTTCATAGGCCCATTTTTTACCTGGATGTTGCGAATAATCACCAACCCCGGCCCAATCAATCCCTGTATATTTACTTGGAACCGTAGCCGATGTAAATCCATCAACTTTATCATGCGCATAACTTGCTCTAGCTAAGAAATCATTCGCCGTATCCTGATACGACAAAATATGCGTGTCCCGTTTATTCTCACTATCATAACCTAAAAAATTTTTAGGAGAGAGACTTATATATTTATTCTCGCCAACTAATATATTACCTTTCCAAACGGGATTTCCCTTAGCATCACGTACATAAGTAAATGGATTCTTATAAAAAGACTGACTATTCGTTCTTGAATAACTATATGTTAACAGTTTATCTTGATTAAAATTATAGCCAATCTTAAAGCCATAATTTTCATGTTCCCATTCTTTTTCACCACGCCCACCATATAAATAGGTACCATTACTTAATTGTTTCAAATCAGCACTAGCATCAATTTTAGTATTCGCTTTCACCGTATTAGCTGAAGCTGCCCGATAAAAACCACGATATCCATCAGACGAACGCTTTTCATAATTCACTCCTAAAGACCACTTATCAGATAATCTAGAGTTTACTGTAACAGCTTTTTTCCAAGTATTGTTACTACCATATGACATATCAGCTACTACAGAAGTACCTTCCTCGGGCACTCCTTTTGTAATAATATTAATAACACCTGCTACTGCGTGGCCCCCATACAAAGAGGATGCGCCCCCTCTTAGAACTTCAATACGTTCCACATTCGTAATGGGCACCATATTAAAATTCACTACACCATTGTATGAACTATTTTGCTGTACCCCATCGACTAAAACTAGTACATCCGTCGAATCCATGCCACGCATAGTTAAGCTGCCTTGAGCACTCTGATCAATAAAAATACCAGGCAAAAATTGTAAGGCTTCTTGCACTGACGAGATATTCTTATGCTCTATATCTTGCGACGTAATAACACTTACACTAGCTGGCACATTCGCAATATCTTGATTAGTTTTAGTAGCAGTTACTACTACTGTCCCCAAATCATAATCCGATGTCACTACACCTTCTGCAGCTACAATTGAACTACTCAATACAATGCCAATACTACTACAACATAGTAATGCAACAAGTCTTGATTTATTCTTACCTAACATATTACCCCTCCTAAGTAAATCCCCGCTAAATATACCCATACACCTATGCGCTACATGAAAACTTCATAAATAGCCTTTATAAGTCGAATTATACTGCCCTATATTACCCCAGTCAACGAAATACACATAGTAATGAATTATTATCATAACTCAATGCCTATTTTTGAATAAAAAGTAAAAATTAATAAAATACAAAAAATCCCCCAACCATAAACGGTCGGGGGAGGGGATAAATATCAACTGTTTAATACTTTTTCTTCTAACGCTTTTTCTATTTCACCTAATGTCATACCATCACTAACTCGTTTCCAAACTAGTAACCCATTAGCACTAGCAAAATGTACAAAGGTCGCAGCAGCAGAAGGGGAAGAAAATAGTATATCTTCAATTAATTTTCCATTTTTTATTTTACTTTTATACTTATCTCTATTACGTATTACATAATTAGGACAACTAGCTGTTTTTTCTTGAACAACTTCACTACCTTTAAATACCATAAAGCCATCATTTGTCCGTTTACCATAAGCCTTATAACCTTTTAAAGTAGTAATCAACTTGTCTTCTTTCGTTTTTGTGCTTTTACCAATAGGATCAAATATTTTATAGCCCATTGTCCCTATAATCATTTTAATATAAGAAATAAACTCTTCTAACACACATTCTTTTTCTTCAGAAATATTGCCAATTGTAGGCTCTACATTATTTGTAACTTTATAACGGTTACCTTTCTTTGCCATATTACAAAATTTATTTTCCAAAAAGCTTATTTCTGTAGGGCCAAAAGAGTCATCTGATGTTGTGATAATAATAGCTTCCGTCCAATAGTCAATAGATTGATGTGCTTCTACTGCTCTAGATAAAACGCCTAACCCATTTTTTCGTATTCCTCCCTGCCCTATATAAATACTGGCGTTATCATCTTTATCAGTTCCCATTAGAAAATAAACACCACTTTGTTGTAAATATTTTAAGTCATTACAATTATCCGCTAAGGTTCTGGGGATTTTATACACTACACCTGGGCGACCTTCCATACTCCCCTTAATACGACCAGTTGGCTCTTTATCTAATAAAAATAAGGTAATAACTGCTCCATCTATAGCCAATAGTATCCCTACTTTCTCCGCAATGGTAAAATATCCTTTTCTATCATCTGTTTCAAATCAGTGGTTATAGCCCTTTTATATTTTAATCTAGAAACCGGTTCTTCAGTAGTTTCCTTATATTTAGTATAATCAGCAGTCTTAACTAACTCAGATTCGCCAGGTTGTATTTCATTTCGTGGATTATAGGTATCACCCATATATGATACAATATGCTCTTTTACGCCCCATTTTCTTGAGAAAGTTTGATATGCATACTCCCGTGCTTCTTGACTTTTATCTTCTAACAGCTCTGAAATATTAACATCTCTATATTCATTTGGATTAGACAAAATACCTTGCCAAATCTCATCTAGCATTGTAGCAATCTTAGGATTTGATTTAAATAATTCTTCAATAAATCCATTAACTTCAGCCTCTGCTTTTTTCCCGATAGAAGTAAATAAAACCTCTTGCCCTTCACTAGAGGTACTAGGCACATAGCTTTGAATTAAAGAAATAATATATTCATAATTTATTTCTTCTGTATGAGTCGTCTCTAGCTCATAACTAACATCAAACTCTATATTATCACCTGAGTCATCGCCTGTCCCTCTACGTTTTTTTAATTCATCAATAACATTTTCATATTTCCCTCGATACTCTTCC
This window encodes:
- a CDS encoding MotA/TolQ/ExbB proton channel family protein, giving the protein MDLLALFHKGGLVMYPILLASIIAVAIGVNRYLCYKGAVANIELLKERLPELLRHNRLEEAKVICEEAGGVAGKIIKEAIDERTEDLNANDVAESIAMHEVFQLKKYLNYLETIVTLSPLLGLLGTVVGMIGSFSVLSIESGEPFAITGGVGEALIATATGLLVAILALVIHTYLAQRVNVLIADIEYVTSIYVINTNAGNRYEA
- a CDS encoding energy transducer TonB, with amino-acid sequence MNYQNMWTKPWIASLVFHAIVLLSIPFLPWPETPKFEEPENHIEVDYVEIKRPVPKGSPDSGGDGGDGSGNFTVNLPAIAPITTLPEYSDPLTSSNDDSIITKHQDIKQQGDDRAGLESTFGGETSGNGRGGSAGFGTGDQPGIQGDENGEVVDATFYRPVPIYTPKPRYPRSARNQGVRGSVGVGLTIGVDGNVESVWVVDSSGSEILDQAALDTVSTWRFEPARRGAEAVSTRTSLNVEFQLR
- a CDS encoding FecCD family ABC transporter permease, yielding MRRRKQIVSILALISVLIIVVLAALHVGTIKVPIVGGLESLAQGMGLPIEIITPLEPEQEAVLWYIRMPRVLIGLMVGASLALAGAVMQGIFSNSLADPGIMGVSAGASLGAVIAISLGLTSLGMFYMPLFAFIGAFLAVAITIILTMQGGRVETATLLLAGVAVSMLLGAFTSGMLTLMNEYRLREFLFWMVGGLDFRRWEHVLLAVGPFVVCSSILMMLGRQLNVLVLGEIEAKALGAPVMLYRVLFLFLASFITAVAVCVSGAIGFVGLIVPHIVRILVGPDHRILLPTSALAGAVFLVLCDTLGRIVAAPSEIRVGIMTALLGAPYFLYLLRRVRQKGGI
- a CDS encoding ABC transporter substrate-binding protein; the encoded protein is MTTYNRFCALLLGVLVLFSIVGCKSFDETKLVEGMHLVRDSTGVMVAIPDRPSRIIPVGVSTEDLVISLIGHERVLAIGNLPNNFPEASQQIKYRIKLNAESIMALQPDLLIVPDWSDSEMITMLRALKIPVYVYKAPHTVSEIKVTIQELASILHEQAKGAAMVADMEQRLTKVQSFTKGVSEKKVVAFYSILGLTGGLGSTFDTICQIINASNAAAMLGLDVSESGKREDLLRINPDIIIVPSNVYSFDQYKEIEVENIYRDPALQTIKAVQNKRVYVIDARWIMSYSQFMVNAVEMMAIDVYGYKK
- a CDS encoding ExbD/TolR family protein, coding for MKLKSMKIDHQPKLMIIPMIDIIFFLLVFFMMSMLTMVVQKSVPIQLPQAATSKVSLDEVLPITVASDGTIYLEKEVVPEGQLRHRLETEVSKNPSLAIIVRGDAGVNYGRVVSVIDTVKKSGIQKVSIAAEER
- a CDS encoding PepSY-associated TM helix domain-containing protein produces the protein MRRWYRVHKYAGIVSLAIFFLLCFSGLVIMVRSISFVHFDQLGTPYTGAAMWRNSDVKVQEVLKENSNLQLDSMTIRPEKSMLTIRFKEPGRDGLIRYHFYGKNDEWISVNNEFIPGYYNNDYLNVLTRWLAKLHSNLGLGNYGRIILLVFTFISLITCFAGYFLHRRLVNRKSTIGYYSLHRILGLIAAPYCIILFISGGLLIGYSYFSKIDYLEHNLAAKEYFSFQSVDGDIYSYTEIFEAVKDIYPDKEVVSINIPSVSALTQASSSTYYFRLVDKESVSDCYQGYLSTDSLWVSAYKKNNMMRYEAVSPWYIKWLAKGVDLHLKNHEHPVLQLIWIFYLVVSCLMMIVLFIKSLRGIWVKVNIKYPLSQGIFLLTCGCLILPLYGLIGTYAGIVCGILSIMLLGVNLRGINLKK
- a CDS encoding ABC transporter ATP-binding protein — protein: MELAVHQMSVSLSGQVILHNVSATIRSGEFVGIIGPNGSGKTTFLKSLRGLSPIQSGEVILNGHNIKQLTDKQIARQVSYMQQNISLNFGYTAKEIVLTARYPYLKWWQNETSHDKAIVDQVMKDVGIWSLRHRTINELSGGERQRVFLAKALAQDTDLLLLDEPTAALDLVYADEIFRQGKFYCEQGKGICIVVHDLELAAKFCTRLLLFSEGRLLADGTPRDVLTAGHLKEAFQLAAAVYEDPYFKQQRIFVFPKDVTTIEQYRTEKPLPKNISIALRRTNYDNI
- a CDS encoding TonB-dependent receptor plug domain-containing protein, with product MKQSVKNKKAIIVYVTLVLVGTTLGRQTVWAEGDNEEVYVLPDVVVTATRTEKNINKVPASVTILQGEDLQERHQDNLGDALRIVPGVQFDSYGSGAGYSNTLRMNGSNNVLFMVDGITMNATGVNPPLTMMRNMDGIDRVEVVRGAASTLYGSGAIGGVINMITRVPDEGMRTTVRTIGGSYDQEQYKVINEGKEGDLYWRASYQKDLMGSYKDAHGLTIPQRLDGHTASFMVGGNVDSKNNVMFSYDSYRAGVKYADSNASLFHIRHNSEANDSFRGIWKSTINDRLSHQLYVLNNHYDISAKDAMYGDYDTEIHTKAIGDQVTYTLGAHTIVGGFDWHQDKVDSQNGVKLTNSSYYVQDEWQFASKWTLIPGFRVDHHSAFGTNTSPHISLAYDVNDKTNVYVSYNEYFLAPTAYQLYGLYGGNKNLKPETGYEIDFGVHHQFDDTLLGNMNFFVRHAKDKIGYDTKSLNNIYENFDKEDSYGLSMDLYKQITSHLSAKAAYTYTHVDATSARSANLDGYVPKHAVNFSLDYNASKWDAHLDVRGVIDRPGRSVSVDKGDFFPKNTYWITNVSANYRITDEITIFGRVNNIFDVYYAEMSNVSYGSARDWWTMPGRNYQLGLEMTF